Proteins co-encoded in one Hymenobacter swuensis DY53 genomic window:
- the rfbD gene encoding dTDP-4-dehydrorhamnose reductase: MGSILVFGGAGQLGQCLQLVAQQRSISNIVFLPEEQANILNTDTLRGVFAEHQPAYIINCAAYTAVDKAEEEVDIARRVNRDGVENLARLCGEFGTTLLHVSTDFVFAGTGNEPLLETDAAEPISVYGLTKLEGEQVIPPHTSQYFILRTSWLYSEYAGNFVKTMLRFGKEREEMRVIWDQLGTPTYAIDLAGALLHIIQTGSTAYGIYHYSNEGVTSWYDFAVAIFELGGLPTRTVPIRTAEYPTKATRPTFSVMDKTKAKTALGLAIPHWRESLKVCMGRLAE, translated from the coding sequence ATGGGTTCAATTCTTGTTTTTGGTGGAGCCGGCCAGTTGGGTCAGTGCCTGCAACTGGTAGCGCAGCAGCGCAGCATCTCCAACATTGTGTTCCTGCCCGAGGAGCAGGCCAACATTCTCAACACCGACACGCTGCGGGGAGTTTTTGCCGAACACCAGCCGGCCTACATTATCAACTGTGCCGCCTACACGGCTGTGGATAAGGCCGAGGAAGAGGTGGACATAGCCCGCCGCGTAAACCGCGACGGGGTGGAAAACCTGGCCCGCCTCTGCGGCGAGTTTGGCACCACGCTGCTACACGTTTCCACCGATTTCGTGTTTGCTGGCACCGGCAACGAGCCCCTGCTGGAAACCGACGCGGCCGAGCCCATCAGCGTGTATGGCCTCACCAAGCTGGAAGGCGAACAGGTGATTCCGCCGCATACCAGCCAGTATTTCATCCTGCGCACCAGCTGGCTGTACTCCGAGTATGCCGGCAACTTCGTGAAAACGATGCTGCGCTTCGGTAAGGAGCGGGAAGAAATGCGCGTCATCTGGGACCAGCTGGGCACCCCCACTTACGCTATTGATCTGGCCGGGGCCCTGCTCCACATCATCCAGACCGGCAGCACCGCCTACGGCATCTACCACTACAGCAACGAGGGCGTGACGTCTTGGTACGATTTCGCGGTGGCTATTTTCGAGCTGGGCGGCCTGCCCACCCGCACCGTACCCATCCGCACCGCCGAGTACCCCACCAAAGCCACCCGCCCGACCTTCTCGGTGATGGATAAAACCAAGGCAAAAACTGCCCTGGGCCTTGCCATTCCGCACTGGCGCGAGAGTTTGAAGGTGTGTATGGGGCGGTTGGCGGAGTAA
- a CDS encoding MFS transporter, whose product MTDLSGGAQPVVAAPKVPARMAPRLVWLMAVTCGLVVANIYYNQPLLAEIGRTFGLSESRASLVATITQVGYTLGLLLVVPLGDKRERKSLTLGLLLCSAACMAVAALAPSFGMLAAASLLIGLFSAVPQLLIPMAASLAADEERGRVVGRVMSGLLIGVLLSRTISGYVGAHFGWRTMFWVGAGVMVALTAVLARMLPRNQPQYAGSYGSLLRSLGTLVRELPVLRRSALVGACMFGGFSAFWTTLVFFLESPAYRYGAEVAGLFGLIGATGAFAASFAGKSADRKGADYALNLGILLFLGAYVLLGFGGTYLLGLIAGVVVLDVGQQMTHISNQTRIFSLRPEARSRLNTVYMTACFIGASAGSFLGGLAWDHFQWMGVCSVGLALVVLAYLANRFYGRSETVKKPPIK is encoded by the coding sequence ATGACAGACCTGAGTGGAGGGGCGCAGCCAGTGGTAGCGGCGCCAAAAGTACCGGCCCGCATGGCTCCCAGGCTGGTGTGGCTAATGGCCGTGACCTGTGGCCTGGTAGTGGCCAACATCTACTACAACCAGCCGCTGCTGGCCGAAATCGGGCGCACGTTTGGGCTGTCGGAAAGCCGTGCGAGCCTGGTGGCTACTATTACACAGGTTGGCTACACCCTGGGCCTGCTGTTGGTGGTGCCGCTGGGCGACAAACGGGAGAGAAAAAGCCTGACGCTGGGGCTGCTGCTGTGCTCGGCCGCCTGCATGGCCGTAGCCGCGCTGGCCCCTTCGTTCGGGATGCTGGCGGCGGCCAGTCTGCTTATCGGACTGTTTTCGGCGGTGCCGCAGCTGCTCATTCCCATGGCCGCCTCCCTGGCCGCCGACGAAGAGCGGGGGCGGGTAGTGGGCCGGGTAATGAGCGGCTTGCTGATTGGTGTGCTCCTCTCCCGCACCATCAGTGGCTACGTGGGGGCGCATTTCGGGTGGCGCACCATGTTCTGGGTGGGTGCGGGTGTGATGGTGGCACTCACCGCCGTGCTGGCCCGGATGCTGCCGCGCAACCAGCCGCAGTACGCGGGCAGCTATGGCAGTCTGCTTCGCTCCCTGGGCACGCTGGTGCGGGAACTGCCGGTGCTACGCCGCTCGGCTCTGGTGGGCGCGTGCATGTTCGGGGGCTTCAGCGCGTTCTGGACCACGCTGGTGTTCTTCCTGGAAAGCCCGGCCTACCGTTACGGAGCCGAAGTGGCCGGTTTGTTCGGACTCATCGGGGCTACCGGGGCCTTCGCCGCGTCCTTCGCCGGCAAATCAGCCGACCGCAAAGGAGCCGATTACGCCCTGAACCTCGGGATTCTGCTGTTTCTGGGGGCTTACGTGCTGCTGGGCTTCGGCGGCACTTACCTGCTGGGGCTCATTGCCGGCGTAGTGGTGCTGGATGTGGGCCAGCAGATGACCCATATTTCCAACCAGACGCGCATTTTCAGCCTCCGCCCCGAAGCCCGCAGCCGCCTCAACACCGTGTACATGACGGCCTGTTTTATCGGGGCCTCCGCCGGCTCCTTCCTCGGCGGCCTCGCCTGGGACCATTTTCAGTGGATGGGCGTCTGCTCCGTGGGCCTGGCGCTGGTGGTGCTGGCGTATCTGGCGAATCGGTTTTATGGGCGAAGTGAAACAGTAAAAAAACCTCCTATCAAATGA
- a CDS encoding AraC family transcriptional regulator: protein MPHLPAPVALRPPQQLTTLVENRTVYALDAFELNVFETHQTAHQVPLNMGHVVLTTMLRGKKVMHLPGQPAFEYLPGESVIVGENETMVIDFPEADEQHPTQCLAVAIPTDTIRQTVDLLNEEQPRSEAHLPWHLDTLDHAHFQNTPELTSTLERLVQLSRDTGRVKDVLAGFTIQEMLVRLMQTQARQLLFHNYQQHATSHRFAAVVQYIKQHLTEQITVEKLSELACMSKATFFRVFKRELGLTPVEFIIQERIAEAKRLLRNPLSKVADVCFRAGFNNTAYFQKLFKQYEGVTPGMYKRQLLG, encoded by the coding sequence ATGCCGCATCTGCCCGCTCCCGTCGCCCTGCGCCCGCCCCAACAGCTGACCACACTGGTCGAAAACCGCACGGTGTACGCGCTGGATGCCTTCGAGCTGAACGTGTTTGAAACCCACCAGACGGCCCACCAGGTGCCCCTGAACATGGGCCACGTGGTGCTTACCACCATGCTGCGCGGCAAAAAGGTGATGCACTTGCCCGGCCAGCCCGCCTTTGAGTACCTACCCGGCGAGTCGGTGATTGTGGGCGAAAACGAAACGATGGTTATCGACTTCCCTGAGGCCGATGAGCAGCACCCCACCCAGTGTTTGGCCGTGGCCATCCCCACCGATACCATCCGCCAAACCGTGGATTTGCTGAATGAGGAGCAGCCCCGTTCCGAAGCTCACCTCCCCTGGCACCTTGATACCCTGGACCACGCCCACTTCCAGAACACGCCCGAACTCACCAGTACCCTGGAGCGCTTGGTGCAGCTTTCCCGCGACACGGGCCGGGTAAAGGATGTACTGGCAGGCTTCACCATTCAGGAAATGCTGGTGCGCCTGATGCAGACCCAGGCCCGGCAGCTGCTGTTTCATAACTACCAGCAGCACGCCACCTCCCACCGGTTTGCGGCGGTGGTGCAGTACATCAAGCAGCACCTCACGGAGCAGATTACCGTGGAGAAGCTCTCGGAGCTGGCCTGCATGAGCAAGGCCACTTTCTTCCGCGTGTTTAAGCGCGAGCTGGGCCTCACGCCGGTGGAATTCATCATTCAGGAGCGCATAGCCGAGGCCAAGCGCCTGTTGCGCAACCCCTTGAGTAAAGTAGCCGACGTCTGCTTCCGGGCCGGCTTCAACAATACGGCCTATTTCCAGAAGCTCTTCAAGCAGTACGAAGGCGTGACGCCCGGCATGTACAAGCGCCAGTTACTGGGGTGA
- a CDS encoding aldehyde dehydrogenase family protein, whose protein sequence is METLEKPTTLVERPKFKSHYDNFIGGKWVAPVKGQYFENISPIDGQAFCKVARSSKEDIDLALDAAHEAFKTWKKTSATERSNMLLKIADIIEQNLPHLAAVECVENGKPIRETTLADLPLCVDHFRYFASVIRAEEGSATELNATTLSLNIQEPLGVVGQIIPWNFPLLMATWKLAPALAAGCCVVMKPAEQTPASIMVLMELIQDVLPGGVLNVVNGFGLEAGKPLASSPRIQKASFTGETTTGRLIMQYAAENLIPVTMELGGKSPNIFFKSVMDADDDFLDKALEGAAMFALNQGEICTCPSRMLVQEDIYDEFIERVIARVKAIKLGNPLDMETMMGAQASNDQFEKILSYLEIGKAEGAEVLCGGEAYSQQDGALAEGYYIQPTIFRGHNKMRIFQEEIFGPVLSVTTFKTVEEALEIANDTLYGLGAGVWTRDAHELYEVPRAIQAGRVWVNCYHDYPAGAPFGGYKASGFGRENHKMMLSHYRQNKNMLISYSQQKLGFF, encoded by the coding sequence ATGGAAACGCTCGAAAAACCCACCACGCTCGTTGAACGCCCCAAATTCAAATCCCACTACGATAACTTCATCGGGGGCAAGTGGGTAGCCCCGGTGAAAGGGCAGTATTTCGAGAATATTTCGCCCATCGACGGGCAGGCGTTCTGCAAAGTAGCCCGTAGCTCGAAGGAGGATATTGACCTGGCCCTCGACGCGGCCCACGAAGCCTTTAAAACCTGGAAAAAAACCTCGGCCACGGAGCGCAGCAATATGCTGCTTAAAATTGCCGACATCATCGAGCAAAACCTCCCGCACCTGGCCGCTGTGGAGTGCGTGGAAAACGGCAAGCCCATCCGCGAAACCACCCTGGCCGATTTGCCGCTGTGCGTGGACCATTTTCGCTACTTCGCCAGCGTCATCCGGGCCGAGGAAGGCTCCGCCACTGAGCTGAACGCCACCACCTTGTCGCTCAATATTCAGGAGCCGCTGGGCGTGGTGGGCCAGATTATTCCCTGGAACTTCCCGCTGCTGATGGCTACCTGGAAGCTGGCCCCGGCCCTGGCTGCCGGCTGCTGCGTGGTGATGAAGCCCGCCGAGCAGACGCCTGCTTCTATTATGGTACTGATGGAGCTGATTCAGGACGTGCTGCCCGGGGGCGTGCTCAACGTGGTGAATGGCTTCGGGCTAGAAGCCGGCAAGCCGCTGGCCTCGTCGCCGCGCATTCAGAAGGCGTCCTTCACTGGCGAAACCACCACAGGCCGCCTGATCATGCAGTACGCCGCCGAAAACCTGATTCCGGTGACGATGGAGCTGGGCGGCAAGTCGCCGAACATCTTCTTCAAATCGGTGATGGATGCCGACGACGACTTCCTCGACAAGGCCCTGGAAGGCGCGGCCATGTTTGCCCTAAATCAGGGCGAAATCTGCACCTGTCCCTCGCGCATGCTGGTGCAGGAGGATATCTATGATGAGTTCATTGAGCGGGTAATTGCCCGGGTGAAGGCCATTAAGCTGGGCAACCCGCTGGATATGGAAACCATGATGGGCGCTCAGGCCAGCAACGACCAGTTCGAGAAAATCCTGAGCTACCTGGAAATAGGGAAGGCCGAAGGGGCGGAGGTGCTGTGCGGCGGCGAGGCTTACTCGCAGCAGGATGGGGCTCTGGCCGAGGGCTACTACATCCAGCCGACCATTTTCCGGGGGCACAACAAAATGCGCATCTTCCAAGAGGAAATCTTCGGGCCGGTGCTGTCGGTGACCACCTTCAAAACGGTGGAGGAAGCCCTGGAAATTGCCAACGACACGCTCTATGGCCTTGGCGCCGGCGTCTGGACCCGCGACGCGCACGAGCTGTATGAGGTGCCCCGCGCCATTCAGGCTGGCCGCGTGTGGGTGAACTGCTACCACGACTACCCCGCCGGGGCGCCCTTTGGTGGCTACAAAGCATCCGGTTTCGGCCGCGAGAACCACAAGATGATGCTGAGCCACTACCGCCAGAACAAGAACATGCTCATCAGCTACAGCCAGCAGAAACTGGGTTTCTTTTAG
- a CDS encoding DUF779 domain-containing protein translates to MSTELTARVLVTPAAEATIDLLRDEHGPLMFHQSGGCCDGSSPMCFAKGEFRVGSNDVWLGRIYGCDFFMSASQFAYWKHTQLTVDVVKGRGASFSLEIPLGVRFLIRSRLFTKEEEENMAPVYDGEEYPQATEA, encoded by the coding sequence ATGTCCACTGAACTTACTGCCCGCGTGCTGGTCACGCCCGCCGCCGAGGCCACCATCGACCTGCTGCGCGACGAGCACGGCCCGCTCATGTTTCACCAGAGCGGCGGCTGCTGCGACGGTTCCTCGCCCATGTGCTTCGCCAAAGGCGAATTCCGGGTGGGTAGTAACGATGTGTGGCTGGGCCGCATTTACGGCTGCGACTTTTTCATGAGTGCCTCGCAATTTGCCTACTGGAAACACACCCAGCTTACCGTAGACGTGGTGAAGGGTCGGGGAGCCAGCTTCTCGCTGGAAATCCCGCTGGGCGTCCGGTTTCTCATTCGGTCCCGGCTGTTCACCAAGGAAGAGGAAGAAAATATGGCCCCGGTGTATGATGGGGAGGAATACCCGCAAGCCACTGAGGCCTGA
- a CDS encoding DUF4440 domain-containing protein, with translation MKPIFGFLLAGTLLASCSAPKADEAAAVDVKTLNQQFIGAWNAKNTAQLDTLLADDVQYAQGATRFNGKSEVADKWVRATMGTIADLKLYSTSSGTDASTAYEAGTFSTEVVPEGPGQPTGEGEGNFILLWKKNKKNAWKLSYVQLEGLPVKVK, from the coding sequence ATGAAACCCATTTTTGGTTTTCTGCTCGCCGGTACGCTACTGGCTTCCTGCTCCGCACCCAAAGCCGATGAGGCTGCCGCTGTTGACGTGAAAACGCTTAACCAGCAGTTCATTGGTGCCTGGAATGCAAAAAATACTGCCCAGCTGGATACGCTGCTGGCTGATGATGTGCAGTACGCCCAGGGCGCCACGCGCTTCAATGGCAAATCGGAAGTAGCCGATAAGTGGGTACGCGCCACCATGGGCACCATTGCCGACCTGAAGCTGTACTCTACCTCTTCCGGTACCGATGCCAGCACGGCTTACGAAGCCGGCACGTTCTCCACGGAGGTAGTACCCGAAGGCCCCGGTCAGCCAACCGGCGAAGGAGAGGGAAACTTCATCCTGCTCTGGAAGAAAAACAAGAAAAATGCCTGGAAGCTCAGCTATGTGCAACTCGAAGGCCTGCCCGTGAAAGTGAAGTAG
- a CDS encoding YMGG-like glycine zipper-containing protein, which translates to MKKVSLLLALVMFFTTIASSFAQDRKVSSSAKGAIIGGLGGAAAGALINKKNRVVGGAVGGAAGGVIGYSVGRNADNKRRAEAARVAAARQAEARRAAAYRSGIAQGRSQAAARAASVAAAPAAPAMMSSFSAPGAAPATLAMSSAYLPNTAYGARDEAYPTSEVRRKSW; encoded by the coding sequence ATGAAAAAGGTAAGTTTGCTTCTCGCTCTTGTGATGTTCTTTACCACCATTGCCAGCAGCTTTGCTCAGGACCGCAAGGTTAGCTCCAGTGCCAAAGGGGCCATTATTGGTGGTTTGGGTGGTGCCGCTGCCGGTGCCCTCATCAACAAAAAGAACCGCGTAGTAGGTGGTGCCGTAGGGGGTGCTGCTGGTGGAGTTATTGGGTATTCGGTGGGCCGCAACGCCGATAACAAGCGTCGCGCCGAAGCGGCCCGCGTAGCTGCCGCCCGTCAGGCCGAAGCTCGTCGTGCTGCCGCTTACCGCTCCGGTATTGCCCAAGGCCGCAGCCAGGCCGCTGCCCGCGCCGCCTCGGTAGCCGCCGCCCCGGCTGCTCCGGCCATGATGAGCAGCTTCTCGGCTCCCGGCGCTGCGCCGGCTACTTTAGCCATGAGCTCAGCCTATTTGCCTAATACCGCTTACGGTGCCCGCGACGAAGCCTATCCGACCTCGGAAGTGCGTCGGAAAAGCTGGTAG
- a CDS encoding alpha/beta hydrolase has translation MKALLFTIFLGFSSPVLHAQPQPVIPLYEGPVPNARPSNEREVVVTQANGSIRVSNVLQPTLTVFRPAKANGTAVIICPGGGYARLAIDHEGYDVARRLNEWGITAFVLKYRLPNSETQLDKTTAPLLDAQQALRLVRQRSQAFGLNPTRIGLMGFSAGGHLAAWVGASRRGIPGYPAGTLSTTSATPDFLVLLYPVISFSDSLAHLGSRTNLLGERPTAAQIRLYSADEQVTAQTPPVFLLHAQDDEVVKVQNSLRFYEACLQHKVPVEMHLYPKGSHGFGMHNPTTPDHWMDRLHNWLDAGGWLR, from the coding sequence ATGAAAGCGTTGCTGTTCACGATTTTCCTCGGCTTTTCCTCTCCCGTGCTTCACGCCCAGCCTCAGCCCGTCATTCCGCTGTACGAAGGCCCCGTACCAAATGCCAGACCCAGCAACGAGCGGGAAGTAGTCGTCACCCAGGCCAATGGCAGCATCCGGGTTTCCAACGTCCTGCAGCCAACCCTCACCGTCTTCAGACCCGCCAAAGCCAACGGCACCGCTGTTATCATCTGTCCTGGCGGTGGCTACGCCCGGCTGGCCATAGACCACGAAGGCTACGACGTGGCCCGCCGCCTTAACGAGTGGGGTATTACCGCTTTCGTGCTGAAATACCGCCTCCCCAACTCCGAAACCCAGCTCGATAAAACCACCGCTCCGCTACTGGATGCGCAACAGGCCCTGCGGCTGGTGCGGCAGCGTAGTCAGGCATTCGGCCTGAACCCGACGCGTATCGGGCTGATGGGTTTCTCAGCGGGTGGACACCTGGCGGCTTGGGTTGGTGCTAGTCGCCGTGGAATACCCGGCTACCCGGCCGGTACCCTCAGCACCACTTCCGCCACCCCCGATTTTTTGGTGCTGCTTTATCCGGTTATCAGCTTCTCCGATAGTCTGGCGCACCTGGGTTCCCGCACCAATTTGCTGGGCGAGCGTCCCACAGCCGCGCAAATCCGGCTGTATTCCGCCGATGAGCAGGTTACGGCCCAAACGCCGCCCGTTTTCCTTCTGCATGCTCAGGACGATGAGGTAGTGAAGGTGCAGAACAGCCTGCGTTTCTATGAGGCTTGTCTACAACACAAAGTCCCGGTTGAAATGCACTTGTACCCGAAAGGCAGCCACGGATTCGGAATGCATAACCCCACCACCCCGGACCACTGGATGGACCGACTGCACAACTGGCTGGACGCAGGTGGCTGGCTGCGCTAG
- a CDS encoding DUF6493 family protein, protein MTTLETFEHIARHGKAQAMVDFLLRLTKQELLAIRPKTKALYREMNNWNLGNSRFPFERGPLLFLAGVACYSRKEAAARTFDLPWNFQHQHPKHDYGHWELLLQLLQHTRPTWLTDWLLRVTRSSPWQVIGYSRLRQLADAGLVEYDAWLFAQSLAQQLNAYSRNTQQQNQETTADVLRFLQTDVTLLERDLPLLFDFDTPVDSAAIYQQNEPHVTWLLLLPRLVESGHLERADLLNRCLLALRRDFRRPLLTWFKNLFLALTPTPTECLARQNEVVDLLAHPLPLVVNFALDQLKPLWTEPEFAAAPLLLYAEGLLTRQDVKTGLRTLFSGFEKLLKRDTTLAPLLASLSTTALANADATVQERAAKLLKTILGARKPLLSAAATADTTTNLCLYADFLAPAARMLLLPYLPGEEEDVSLSEAAVYVPQADFVPDISAATAIAPVRDWHELLFLTGQVLQHNTPADVERWLDGLLRLQSEFPKDYARQLHPYLVQALPWALKSKSEDETWTGLFSYSFGSNHNGQREMLLALLMSWYLGFPHLKVAAVPTHNQQYSHYDPLLRVEQQRLAAVEAALQAAGTPLPLLSTPTHAPHWVAPSVLMRRLLAYEDAGQEPNPADLCLALARTAVTAPEDVAAARRLLPLFHNPGLYPLLESFLGPSALTLPASVVAAKTIERSFTERLSKLIPFLRRPPATEPAASLTTALPWLWSVAARTQQPAATLPALRSLANYPGLEHAWQPTWAFERKSHTYYQKWNKERPVVTTSWQELVVSGNKPGLPLPSGLLLYSLHASETNAYSLWTLNADLPFLLTLLPNNADALYWHLIRIGCRTDDKESSSQTALQTVLQGLLAPGPVLTEPATLLLALGLTHGAPVCRAVALEALLAAVENGRLDSATLGEALGKLLAAEFVPVQRLTDTLAQARAISPRTDDALRQLLEAVLPLLPATPLRNTRKLVEAYADVQGRTRRAVPALVQQQLRDWSSSATLKKAAGTLAEA, encoded by the coding sequence ATGACTACTCTTGAAACGTTCGAGCACATTGCCCGCCATGGTAAGGCGCAGGCAATGGTTGATTTTCTGCTCCGCCTCACTAAGCAGGAATTGCTGGCCATCCGGCCGAAAACGAAGGCTCTGTATCGTGAAATGAACAACTGGAACCTGGGCAACTCCCGGTTTCCGTTTGAGCGGGGGCCGCTGCTGTTTCTGGCCGGCGTGGCGTGCTACTCGCGCAAAGAGGCTGCTGCTCGCACCTTCGATCTGCCCTGGAATTTCCAACACCAACACCCGAAACACGACTACGGCCACTGGGAGCTGCTGCTGCAGCTGTTACAACACACCCGCCCGACGTGGCTTACTGATTGGCTGCTACGCGTTACGCGAAGCTCACCGTGGCAAGTTATCGGCTACTCCCGGCTGCGGCAATTAGCCGATGCCGGATTGGTTGAGTATGATGCGTGGCTGTTTGCGCAGTCCCTGGCGCAACAGCTGAACGCGTACAGCCGCAATACCCAACAGCAAAATCAGGAAACGACGGCAGACGTGCTACGCTTCCTGCAGACGGATGTCACCTTGCTGGAACGCGACCTGCCACTGTTGTTTGATTTCGATACTCCCGTCGATTCGGCCGCCATTTATCAGCAGAATGAGCCGCACGTTACTTGGTTGCTCCTGCTACCTCGGCTAGTGGAATCGGGCCATCTGGAGCGGGCAGATTTGCTCAACCGCTGCTTGTTGGCCCTGCGCCGCGACTTCCGGCGTCCCTTGCTGACGTGGTTCAAAAACCTCTTTCTGGCCCTTACGCCCACTCCTACCGAGTGCCTGGCCCGCCAGAATGAGGTGGTAGATTTACTGGCGCACCCCCTCCCGCTGGTAGTCAACTTTGCACTCGATCAACTTAAGCCCCTGTGGACTGAGCCTGAGTTTGCCGCCGCGCCCCTGTTGCTGTATGCCGAAGGCCTGCTGACCCGCCAGGACGTGAAAACCGGTTTGCGCACCTTGTTCAGCGGGTTTGAGAAGCTTCTGAAGCGCGACACGACGCTTGCTCCGCTTCTGGCCAGCCTCAGTACCACTGCCCTGGCCAATGCAGATGCCACCGTGCAGGAACGCGCGGCCAAATTGCTAAAAACTATTCTGGGCGCGAGAAAACCCCTGCTTTCTGCCGCAGCCACCGCCGACACGACCACCAACCTCTGCCTGTACGCCGACTTCCTGGCTCCCGCTGCCCGTATGCTGCTGCTACCGTATCTGCCCGGCGAGGAGGAAGACGTATCCTTGAGTGAAGCCGCCGTGTACGTGCCTCAGGCAGATTTTGTACCGGATATTTCTGCCGCCACGGCTATTGCGCCGGTGCGTGACTGGCATGAGCTGCTTTTCCTGACCGGTCAGGTATTACAGCACAATACTCCTGCCGATGTGGAACGCTGGCTTGATGGCCTGTTGCGCCTGCAAAGCGAGTTTCCCAAAGATTACGCCCGGCAGCTGCATCCGTACTTGGTTCAGGCATTGCCCTGGGCTCTGAAAAGCAAATCAGAAGACGAAACCTGGACCGGCCTGTTCAGCTATTCCTTTGGCAGCAACCACAATGGGCAACGCGAAATGCTGCTGGCTTTACTTATGAGCTGGTACCTGGGCTTTCCGCACCTCAAGGTAGCGGCAGTGCCTACGCACAACCAGCAGTACAGCCACTACGACCCATTGCTGCGGGTGGAGCAACAGCGGCTGGCGGCCGTGGAAGCCGCTTTACAAGCCGCAGGAACTCCTCTGCCTTTGCTGAGCACCCCCACGCATGCCCCCCACTGGGTAGCCCCCTCAGTGCTGATGCGCCGCCTACTTGCTTATGAAGACGCCGGCCAAGAGCCCAACCCCGCCGACCTGTGCCTGGCCCTGGCCCGTACGGCCGTTACGGCCCCCGAAGACGTAGCCGCCGCGCGTCGTCTGCTGCCCCTTTTTCACAACCCTGGCCTGTACCCCCTTCTTGAATCGTTTCTGGGCCCTTCGGCTCTTACGCTGCCGGCTTCAGTTGTTGCAGCAAAGACTATTGAGCGCAGCTTCACTGAGCGGTTAAGCAAACTCATTCCCTTTCTGCGCCGTCCCCCAGCCACAGAGCCGGCTGCCAGCCTCACCACGGCACTACCCTGGCTGTGGTCGGTGGCAGCGCGTACGCAGCAACCGGCTGCCACCCTCCCCGCCCTACGCTCCCTGGCCAATTATCCGGGCCTGGAGCACGCCTGGCAGCCTACCTGGGCTTTTGAGCGGAAGTCGCACACCTATTATCAAAAGTGGAACAAGGAGCGCCCCGTCGTAACTACTTCCTGGCAGGAGCTGGTTGTGTCGGGCAATAAGCCCGGTCTGCCGCTTCCCTCGGGCCTGTTGCTATACTCCTTGCATGCCAGCGAGACAAATGCCTACTCGCTCTGGACGCTGAACGCTGACCTTCCCTTTCTGCTCACCCTGCTCCCGAACAACGCTGACGCTCTTTACTGGCATCTGATTCGGATTGGCTGCCGCACCGATGATAAGGAGTCCAGCTCTCAGACGGCTCTACAAACCGTACTGCAGGGCCTGTTGGCTCCCGGCCCTGTACTCACGGAACCGGCTACCCTGCTGCTGGCATTGGGGCTCACGCACGGAGCGCCGGTATGTCGGGCGGTGGCCCTGGAGGCGCTACTGGCGGCAGTGGAAAACGGGCGGTTAGATTCGGCAACGCTAGGCGAAGCTCTGGGAAAACTTCTGGCCGCCGAATTTGTGCCCGTGCAGCGCCTTACTGATACCTTAGCCCAGGCCCGCGCCATCAGCCCGCGTACCGATGATGCGTTGCGCCAACTGCTGGAAGCAGTGCTGCCCCTGTTGCCAGCTACCCCTCTGCGCAACACCCGGAAGCTGGTTGAAGCGTACGCCGATGTACAGGGGCGCACCCGCCGGGCGGTGCCGGCACTGGTACAGCAGCAACTCCGCGACTGGAGTAGCTCTGCTACCCTGAAAAAGGCCGCCGGCACCTTGGCAGAGGCTTAA